A window of Cohnella herbarum contains these coding sequences:
- a CDS encoding DUF4082 domain-containing protein: MFKQATGGQTLLGSMYGYHYVAAHYARPSNNGHYALGDLLDSPNVDFISAPVKYGDRAMGINAGPMGSFDSLALHGKMFILENDTRTHLVDDLPYPADILFTPRTYTPEETLEALRRETGNQIVTGGGQYLMDINSKGWFKEEGIWDEYQKLLSVQASRYLQSQDRQFRPDVAVILDEDSLPYHTLNVNQVTPTNNPYGPAGYLDYGFFHLFEQQQREMARSGVKFGYYVMSDLTSIPDSVKTFVFMNAYRATSAQRTEINGLKKDGNVLVFLRAPGYFDESGSDTANITDLIGMTVAKADYSSAATIVSNFSDPATEGSVATTVGGWVIGEDSGGVEAEYAHTPSFYVTDPTAVRLGYYDADPGKTSFARKNMGSWTSIFSGSGPLKAGLIRSIASNLGGAHVYSYDGKDNIRTDDKLLMLHSAAGNAGMKSIRLPNPSRVVDVLNQATVGKNVTSFRYDMEAESTSLFAIVPNDTANTEAESNEVVRTGTWSAEARASYVGGAALRSNAQGAKLSYSFQGPYLSLIASTGPDRGRIDVEIDGVAYPYVELYSPRTEYGKEFVLALDLPAGPHTVTLTVSGNKHRLSSGTVAIADAFVAASAPTTAIPAGDPVTGRESIFAGETPTAAGNDARYELGTRFKTTVDGTVTKVRLYAHENEGGQHSVSLWRVGDGVRVAGPFAWTFPAGSPGWKLFELPEPLSVQADTDYIVSVTNSATDKHYVYTPQGFVQPLNNRHLVTYAGSGVNSSQLGAMPTYSFNNTNYFRDIEFVPNNGRSLLSSQTPQRFDNDASYELGTRFTALTDGYATKARIYAHENEAGIHRVSLWKAGDGTLLAGPYDWNVNADSSGWKEFSLPTPARLKAGTEYIVSVTNSVYDKQYAVAEQGFSTPIANGRLISYAGGGVSTTAIGTMPTYSNNDTNYFRDVVFVPDHEQTVMDTSVPQSFSNDRRYELGTKFRPTADGRIVGVRFYAHPDEGGAHLVSLWRVSDGQRIAGPYTWNVSTRHPGWREFIVPEPISVTSGTDYIVSITNGPSDFYYAASPQGFANPISNGNLVTYSGSGVSTTAIGTMPTYTFNNTNYFRDVLFVPEE; the protein is encoded by the coding sequence TTGTTCAAGCAGGCGACCGGCGGGCAGACGTTGCTCGGCTCCATGTACGGTTATCACTACGTAGCCGCTCACTATGCCCGTCCGTCCAACAACGGTCATTACGCATTGGGCGATCTGCTCGATTCTCCCAACGTGGATTTCATCAGCGCTCCCGTCAAATACGGGGATAGGGCGATGGGCATCAACGCGGGGCCGATGGGCTCCTTCGACTCGCTGGCTCTGCACGGCAAGATGTTTATTTTGGAGAACGATACGCGTACCCATCTCGTGGACGATTTGCCATATCCGGCAGATATTTTATTTACCCCGAGAACGTACACGCCGGAAGAAACATTGGAAGCGCTGCGGCGCGAGACGGGCAATCAAATCGTTACCGGCGGCGGGCAATACTTGATGGACATCAACTCCAAGGGGTGGTTTAAGGAAGAGGGGATATGGGACGAATACCAGAAGCTCCTTTCCGTTCAGGCAAGCCGTTACCTCCAAAGCCAAGATAGGCAGTTCAGACCGGACGTGGCGGTCATCTTGGACGAAGACTCGCTTCCTTACCATACTCTCAACGTCAATCAGGTTACGCCGACCAACAATCCTTACGGACCCGCGGGTTATCTGGATTACGGATTCTTTCATTTGTTCGAGCAGCAACAGCGCGAGATGGCCCGCAGCGGCGTGAAGTTCGGATATTACGTCATGTCCGATCTGACGAGTATTCCCGATTCGGTGAAGACGTTCGTGTTCATGAACGCTTACCGGGCCACGTCCGCCCAAAGGACGGAGATCAACGGTTTAAAGAAAGACGGCAATGTGCTGGTGTTCCTGAGAGCGCCCGGTTATTTCGACGAATCCGGTTCAGATACGGCTAATATTACGGACTTGATCGGCATGACCGTGGCGAAGGCCGACTATTCCAGCGCCGCGACGATTGTTTCGAATTTCTCCGATCCCGCGACCGAAGGCAGCGTTGCGACGACCGTCGGGGGTTGGGTCATCGGAGAAGACAGCGGCGGAGTGGAGGCCGAATATGCACATACCCCATCCTTTTACGTGACGGATCCTACTGCGGTGCGGCTCGGATATTACGATGCGGATCCGGGCAAAACGTCCTTCGCAAGGAAAAACATGGGTTCCTGGACTTCGATCTTCAGCGGCTCCGGTCCGCTTAAAGCGGGTTTGATCCGTTCGATCGCTAGCAATCTGGGCGGCGCCCATGTGTATTCCTACGACGGCAAAGACAATATTCGCACCGACGACAAGCTGCTAATGCTCCATTCGGCTGCCGGGAACGCGGGGATGAAATCCATAAGGCTGCCGAATCCGTCGCGAGTGGTGGACGTGCTGAACCAGGCGACGGTAGGGAAGAACGTGACCTCCTTCCGGTACGATATGGAAGCGGAATCGACGTCCTTGTTTGCCATCGTTCCTAACGATACGGCGAATACCGAAGCCGAAAGCAACGAGGTCGTTCGAACCGGAACGTGGAGCGCGGAAGCCCGCGCGTCTTACGTCGGCGGGGCGGCGTTGAGATCGAATGCGCAAGGCGCGAAGCTGTCGTATTCCTTCCAAGGCCCTTACCTTTCGTTGATCGCGTCTACCGGTCCGGACCGAGGCCGAATCGACGTCGAGATCGACGGAGTCGCTTATCCTTACGTCGAGCTGTATTCTCCTCGAACCGAATACGGCAAGGAGTTCGTTCTGGCGCTGGATTTGCCGGCGGGGCCACACACCGTCACGTTGACCGTATCCGGAAACAAGCACCGCCTATCCTCGGGCACCGTCGCGATCGCGGACGCTTTCGTCGCGGCTTCCGCTCCGACGACTGCGATTCCCGCGGGCGATCCCGTGACGGGACGCGAATCGATATTCGCGGGAGAAACGCCGACGGCAGCCGGCAACGACGCCCGATACGAACTGGGTACGCGATTCAAGACGACCGTGGACGGCACGGTTACGAAAGTGAGACTCTACGCTCACGAGAACGAAGGCGGTCAGCATAGCGTATCGCTTTGGAGAGTCGGAGACGGCGTACGGGTAGCCGGACCTTTCGCTTGGACGTTCCCTGCGGGATCCCCGGGCTGGAAGCTGTTCGAGCTTCCCGAGCCTCTGTCCGTCCAAGCCGACACCGATTACATCGTGTCGGTCACGAACAGCGCGACCGACAAACATTACGTCTATACCCCGCAAGGCTTCGTCCAGCCTTTGAACAACCGGCATCTCGTCACTTATGCGGGCAGCGGAGTTAACTCTTCCCAACTGGGAGCGATGCCGACTTATTCTTTTAACAACACGAACTATTTCCGGGACATCGAGTTCGTGCCGAATAACGGCAGGAGCTTGCTCTCCTCGCAAACGCCGCAGCGTTTCGACAACGATGCGAGCTACGAGTTGGGCACCCGGTTCACGGCGCTGACGGACGGATACGCGACGAAAGCGAGAATCTACGCGCACGAGAACGAAGCGGGCATTCATCGCGTTTCGTTATGGAAGGCCGGCGATGGGACGCTTCTTGCGGGACCTTACGATTGGAACGTAAACGCAGACTCATCCGGGTGGAAGGAATTCTCTCTCCCGACCCCCGCGAGGCTCAAGGCAGGAACGGAATATATCGTGTCGGTCACGAACAGCGTGTACGACAAGCAATACGCCGTTGCCGAGCAAGGGTTCTCAACCCCGATCGCGAACGGACGGCTGATCTCTTACGCGGGCGGCGGAGTGAGCACGACCGCGATCGGAACGATGCCGACTTATTCGAATAACGATACGAACTATTTCCGGGACGTCGTTTTCGTTCCGGATCACGAGCAGACCGTCATGGATACGTCGGTTCCGCAGAGCTTTTCCAACGATCGCCGTTACGAGCTGGGGACGAAATTCCGGCCGACGGCCGACGGCCGCATCGTCGGCGTTCGATTCTATGCCCATCCCGACGAAGGAGGAGCTCACCTCGTGTCCCTCTGGAGGGTAAGCGACGGTCAGCGGATCGCCGGTCCGTATACCTGGAACGTGTCGACCCGGCATCCCGGCTGGCGCGAGTTTATTGTTCCGGAGCCGATTAGCGTGACTTCGGGGACGGACTATATCGTCTCGATTACGAACGGTCCGTCGGATTTCTATTACGCGGCTTCCCCGCAGGGTTTCGCCAATCCGATCTCGAACGGAAATCTAGTTACCTATTCGGGCAGCGGGGTAAGCACGACCGCGATCGGAACGATGCCGACCTATACATTTAACAATACGAACTATTTCCGGGACGTCCTGTTCGTGCCGGAAGAATAG
- a CDS encoding carbohydrate ABC transporter permease encodes MTTRTSSGAARNGLAKLAKGKGKLLLEIVLTVAAFFYFFPVLMMILGSFKSSMEAASFNKLWPEVWEFGNFRQVLSGDRILQSLKNSVCISFLSIFLTIMLAAIASFVMARRKSGFSAGAYFLFIAGLVAPLMYIPTIKTLQFLNLMNTLTGLILVVVATNLPFAVFLFTGFIKGIPRELDESAFVDGFGTTRIFLHIILPLLTPVITTQAILSLVGVWNDLSMPLFFLNDSSKWTLPMLVYNFISQYVRNWNLVYAFLIMVSLPVVALFIFGQKHFVSGLMSGAVKG; translated from the coding sequence ATGACGACCCGTACAAGCTCCGGCGCGGCCCGAAACGGACTAGCCAAGTTGGCGAAGGGGAAGGGGAAACTCCTTTTGGAGATCGTGCTTACCGTTGCCGCGTTCTTTTATTTTTTTCCCGTCTTGATGATGATTCTCGGTTCGTTTAAGAGTTCTATGGAGGCGGCTTCCTTTAACAAGCTTTGGCCCGAGGTTTGGGAGTTCGGGAATTTCCGGCAAGTGTTATCCGGCGATAGAATCCTGCAATCTTTGAAGAACAGCGTGTGTATCTCTTTTCTTTCGATCTTCCTGACCATCATGCTTGCGGCGATAGCCTCCTTCGTCATGGCGAGAAGGAAGAGCGGATTTTCGGCTGGCGCGTATTTTCTGTTTATCGCGGGTCTCGTCGCTCCGTTAATGTACATTCCGACGATCAAAACGCTGCAATTTCTGAATTTGATGAATACGCTCACGGGATTGATTCTAGTCGTCGTCGCGACGAATCTTCCGTTCGCCGTCTTTCTTTTTACCGGCTTCATCAAAGGCATTCCACGAGAATTGGACGAATCGGCTTTCGTGGACGGCTTCGGAACGACGAGAATTTTTTTGCATATCATTTTGCCTCTGCTTACCCCGGTCATTACGACTCAAGCGATTCTGTCTCTCGTCGGGGTATGGAACGATTTGAGCATGCCGTTGTTTTTCCTGAACGACAGCAGCAAGTGGACGCTTCCGATGCTCGTGTACAACTTTATCAGCCAGTACGTCCGAAATTGGAACTTGGTGTACGCCTTTTTGATCATGGTTTCGCTTCCCGTGGTCGCGTTGTTTATATTCGGGCAGAAACACTTCGTGTCCGGACTGATGTCCGGCGCGGTTAAAGGGTAA
- a CDS encoding carbohydrate ABC transporter permease, producing the protein MIGKRLYPYFFIYPALLVYLVLFIFPTLFSFVYSFTDWNAYRDNIRFTGLDNFTKIVTNGDLMLSIGNTVLFAVVTSIGKNALGLLLAVALCSRIGMKRLFRTVFFLPTVLSFIVVGVLFTALLHPEGFLNQFLGEVGLGWLRQEWLVDRNVVMFTVSFVDVWKGTGFHMIIFMAGLLAIPRDYGEAAQIDGANALQEFFRIKLPLMMQAVSVNIVLSLIAGFKVFEQVFVLTNGGPGYASSVLNSIAFQMFGDGRWGLGTAMNLVLFLLITAISFVTLAYFKRKEVDI; encoded by the coding sequence ATGATAGGCAAACGGCTTTACCCTTACTTTTTTATTTATCCGGCGCTGCTCGTCTATTTGGTTCTGTTTATTTTCCCGACTTTATTCAGCTTCGTCTACTCGTTTACCGATTGGAACGCCTATCGCGACAACATCCGGTTTACGGGCTTGGACAACTTCACGAAAATCGTAACCAACGGCGACTTAATGTTGTCGATCGGCAATACGGTGCTTTTCGCGGTCGTGACCAGCATCGGGAAAAACGCGCTCGGCCTGTTGCTCGCGGTAGCCCTGTGCAGCCGGATCGGAATGAAGCGGTTGTTCCGTACCGTGTTTTTCCTTCCGACCGTGCTCAGCTTTATCGTCGTCGGCGTATTGTTCACGGCGCTGCTGCACCCCGAGGGATTCCTCAATCAGTTCCTGGGAGAAGTCGGGCTTGGGTGGTTGCGGCAAGAGTGGCTGGTGGATCGGAACGTCGTCATGTTTACGGTCAGTTTCGTCGACGTGTGGAAAGGAACGGGCTTTCACATGATTATTTTCATGGCGGGCCTGCTTGCCATTCCGCGCGATTACGGAGAAGCCGCCCAGATCGACGGAGCGAACGCTCTTCAGGAATTTTTCCGCATCAAGCTGCCTTTAATGATGCAAGCGGTCAGCGTCAATATCGTGCTCAGCCTCATCGCGGGCTTCAAAGTGTTCGAGCAGGTGTTCGTGCTGACGAACGGCGGGCCGGGCTACGCTTCCTCCGTGCTGAACTCGATCGCTTTCCAGATGTTCGGCGACGGCAGATGGGGGCTCGGTACCGCGATGAATCTCGTATTGTTTCTTCTCATAACGGCAATATCTTTCGTGACGTTGGCCTATTTCAAAAGAAAAGAAGTGGACATCTAG
- a CDS encoding ABC transporter substrate-binding protein → MNLRQKKSVIVLLMCISLTLLAACGSGKTAQPSASGSQPATETPEVSQSASPDPAPEKVTLSLMVGGNNKFYETITKEYSKRNPHVTFDLQTVDGSQYDSLLRTRIATKNLPDIIGHNVSDMARRYNPADNFVDLSNEPWVARLVNPEIIKINGSIYNLPFAASGSALGIVYNKKMFADLNLSVPKTFEELLQVCETLKTNGITPFYLGNKDGWVAQIWGLTTFSEVIKGTDIMDKINSNQLKHADVPGFEEALGQVMQLFEKGYVNEDHLSVGFDGLGAAMNSGKAAMTVLGDFLEAGDKVGDYGIFATPGVDNPDLTVGTVTGWFISKNSKNVEEAKKFLDFWSQPDIMSIQYAEDPRFSAFKDIEVNFNPLMQGEYDEYISQGKVVRQYNDLIAVDTSELFRLYQDMFGKGKTPKQVLKAWDEKVEELAKAAELPGW, encoded by the coding sequence GTGAATTTGCGCCAAAAGAAATCCGTGATCGTGCTCCTCATGTGTATCTCTCTGACGTTGCTCGCGGCATGCGGATCCGGGAAGACGGCCCAACCGTCCGCCAGCGGCTCGCAGCCCGCGACGGAAACGCCTGAGGTTAGTCAATCGGCCAGCCCGGATCCCGCGCCGGAGAAAGTCACGCTCTCTCTGATGGTCGGGGGCAACAATAAATTTTATGAAACGATTACGAAAGAGTACAGCAAACGGAACCCGCATGTGACTTTCGATCTTCAAACCGTTGACGGCAGCCAATACGACTCGTTGCTTAGAACGCGCATCGCGACGAAAAACTTGCCGGACATCATCGGGCACAACGTCTCGGACATGGCGAGAAGATACAATCCGGCCGACAATTTCGTCGACTTGTCCAACGAGCCGTGGGTCGCGAGACTCGTTAATCCGGAGATTATCAAAATAAACGGCAGCATCTACAATTTGCCGTTCGCCGCTTCAGGATCGGCTCTGGGCATCGTATACAACAAAAAAATGTTTGCCGATCTGAATCTGAGCGTGCCGAAGACGTTCGAAGAGCTTCTGCAAGTGTGCGAGACGTTGAAGACGAACGGCATTACGCCGTTCTACCTCGGGAACAAAGACGGATGGGTCGCGCAAATCTGGGGCTTGACCACGTTCTCGGAAGTCATTAAAGGAACCGACATCATGGACAAAATCAACTCCAACCAGCTCAAGCATGCTGACGTTCCGGGATTCGAGGAAGCTCTGGGACAAGTGATGCAGCTGTTCGAGAAAGGCTACGTGAACGAGGATCATCTCTCCGTGGGCTTCGACGGCTTGGGAGCGGCGATGAACTCCGGCAAAGCGGCGATGACCGTGCTGGGAGACTTCCTCGAAGCGGGAGACAAGGTCGGCGATTATGGCATTTTCGCTACGCCGGGCGTTGATAATCCCGACTTGACCGTCGGCACCGTGACGGGCTGGTTTATCTCGAAAAACTCCAAGAACGTCGAGGAAGCGAAGAAGTTTCTTGATTTCTGGAGCCAACCGGACATCATGAGCATCCAATACGCGGAAGATCCGAGGTTCTCGGCGTTCAAGGATATCGAAGTAAACTTTAATCCATTAATGCAGGGCGAGTACGACGAGTATATCTCCCAAGGAAAAGTCGTACGTCAATACAACGATTTGATCGCGGTGGATACGTCCGAGCTGTTCCGGCTCTATCAAGACATGTTCGGTAAAGGGAAAACGCCGAAACAAGTGTTGAAAGCTTGGGACGAGAAGGTCGAAGAGTTGGCTAAAGCCGCTGAATTACCGGGATGGTAA
- a CDS encoding cache domain-containing sensor histidine kinase, with translation MFRNWSLQKKIFATYSIIIVLIIVCFVAAFAVYASKMIQNNIYSGTERLLQKITEQFDGLIGDMERINVSLLMDENLNKHLYNPGSIPGLGVQETRKLTNSIFSINGPFSSAYKIVAFNFEHEYALSPQSVDNADTLFKAGIEGIPIFESLANSDGGFKLLPPHNDNWSQLQVPVFSLSRKIMDTAGKEYGYIEVQQRYSDLSRLYDSDPSIDSEFYIFDETGNLFYPQPSIEPLKSPEDAALYRTSVFDGKSGSTTVRNSEGEDRLLTYRQSPLTGHVIVISQSRQEALASVHLLSTLITSAGLLFLIVTLIVLYSSSKRLTLPLRTLGGSLKQVSLSNLALNIENTDKNNEMQLLDRMFKKMFSRLQHSIEQLTEAKEREAKAQLLALQSQINPHFIHNTLATIGAAAKHADQREKVAEMCRQLSSLLHYTTSSADCVRVEDELQYTRNYLNLLKYRYEEHFGFAIDVDRELLDIEIPRITIQPFVENAMKHAFNSVPPPWHIRIFGSCRENKWELSISDDGAGADENRLKAIRERIDAIIANGERSEDAASTETEDEGLGIVNTFARLVLLFGENTWMTIENLPERGLRVSFGGTINSRAEGQHV, from the coding sequence ATGTTTCGAAACTGGAGCCTTCAGAAAAAAATATTCGCGACGTACTCTATCATTATCGTGCTTATAATCGTCTGCTTCGTCGCCGCGTTCGCGGTTTACGCGTCGAAAATGATTCAGAATAACATCTATTCCGGCACGGAACGCCTGCTTCAGAAAATCACGGAGCAATTTGACGGCTTGATCGGAGACATGGAAAGAATCAACGTCAGCCTTCTCATGGACGAAAACTTGAACAAGCACCTTTACAACCCCGGCAGCATCCCCGGCCTCGGCGTACAAGAAACGAGAAAGCTGACGAATTCCATTTTCTCGATCAACGGCCCGTTCAGCTCCGCCTATAAGATCGTCGCCTTTAATTTCGAACACGAATACGCGCTCTCTCCGCAATCCGTCGATAATGCCGATACGCTGTTCAAAGCCGGAATCGAAGGCATTCCGATCTTCGAATCGCTGGCGAATAGCGACGGAGGCTTCAAGCTGCTTCCCCCGCACAACGACAATTGGTCCCAATTGCAAGTCCCGGTATTTTCTCTAAGCCGTAAAATCATGGACACGGCGGGCAAGGAATACGGCTATATCGAAGTTCAGCAAAGATATAGCGACCTAAGCAGGCTATACGATTCCGATCCTTCCATCGATTCGGAGTTCTATATCTTCGACGAAACCGGAAATCTCTTTTATCCCCAGCCATCGATAGAACCATTGAAATCTCCCGAAGACGCCGCTTTATACCGAACGTCCGTTTTCGACGGCAAAAGCGGCTCGACCACCGTCAGGAACAGCGAGGGAGAAGATCGCCTTCTGACGTACCGCCAATCTCCGCTCACCGGACACGTCATCGTCATCTCCCAATCCCGGCAAGAAGCGCTTGCCTCCGTCCATCTGCTCAGCACCTTGATTACGAGCGCAGGATTGCTATTCCTGATCGTCACCCTGATCGTTCTGTACAGCAGTTCGAAGAGATTGACCCTCCCGCTTCGTACGTTAGGCGGTTCGCTGAAACAAGTTTCATTGAGCAACCTTGCGCTGAATATCGAAAATACGGACAAGAACAATGAGATGCAGCTGCTAGACCGCATGTTCAAAAAGATGTTCTCGCGTTTGCAGCATTCGATCGAGCAGCTTACGGAAGCCAAGGAACGAGAGGCGAAAGCACAACTTCTCGCGCTTCAATCCCAGATCAATCCGCATTTCATCCATAACACGCTGGCGACGATCGGAGCCGCGGCCAAACATGCCGATCAACGCGAGAAAGTGGCGGAGATGTGCAGGCAGCTCTCATCTCTGCTGCATTACACGACTTCTTCGGCCGACTGCGTTCGGGTCGAGGACGAGCTGCAATATACGAGAAACTATCTGAATCTACTGAAATACAGATATGAGGAACATTTCGGCTTCGCGATCGACGTCGATCGCGAACTTCTTGATATCGAAATCCCGAGAATAACCATTCAACCATTCGTCGAAAACGCGATGAAGCACGCTTTTAACAGCGTCCCTCCTCCATGGCATATTCGTATTTTCGGCTCATGTCGGGAGAATAAGTGGGAACTATCGATAAGCGACGACGGGGCAGGCGCCGACGAAAACCGGTTGAAAGCCATCCGTGAACGAATCGATGCGATTATCGCGAACGGCGAACGGTCGGAAGACGCCGCTTCGACGGAGACGGAAGATGAAGGGTTGGGCATCGTCAACACATTTGCGAGGCTTGTCCTCTTGTTCGGGGAAAATACGTGGATGACGATCGAAAATCTTCCCGAACGGGGGCTGCGCGTCTCATTCGGGGGAACGATCAACTCACGAGCGGAGGGACAACATGTATAG